Proteins co-encoded in one Enterobacter sp. R4-368 genomic window:
- a CDS encoding YjcB family protein has translation MATFTASVVLLRWQLLSAVLMFMASTLNIRFRRADYIGLAVISSGMGLAAACWFATGLLGITAIDLSTSWHNLLVVMEEIAQKAPPEWPMIVT, from the coding sequence ATGGCTACCTTTACCGCCAGCGTCGTGCTTCTCCGCTGGCAGTTACTGAGTGCAGTGTTGATGTTTATGGCCAGTACGCTGAACATTCGCTTCCGTCGTGCTGATTATATTGGCCTGGCAGTGATCAGCAGCGGCATGGGCTTAGCGGCGGCATGCTGGTTCGCTACCGGTTTGTTGGGCATTACGGCGATAGATCTCTCCACGAGCTGGCACAACCTGCTCGTCGTGATGGAAGAGATCGCGCAAAAAGCGCCACCCGAGTGGCCGATGATCGTAACGTGA
- a CDS encoding sensor domain-containing diguanylate cyclase, whose translation MKIENSAVPPGDADAALSVLARLMPWLTAQRSMEEILRAINAALGSTLAWVVIRQDDAWQLVSSGSPGCTLQDVQIFLEQSQLQRHQRAWRVICWRRHAGDLLFPHHEIAARKLRSGILCKLNYKESGVEGYFFLAFSQSLHSLSIVKNVVIVLVEKLKNYLAEIVARERTAKEMQRIVTQYKALFERAPVLMNSFDKSNRCILWNGECERVFGWSMNELNQQADPLALFFPDPEVRQKVRASVNTSPAVDMHEWHPVRRDGQVLTVLWSNIQLPDHSVLSIGLDITERKKAERQLEMKATIDDLTGCYNRFSMLRKLKEALVACRPDEPRSHFSMLMLDLDYFKNINDRWGHLTGDAALIHFCDQIREHCDPSYIFGRLGGEEFLILMPHTHSKMALRFSQKIRASLARNPLFSNGEKIALSFSAGLVFVTGEESDTSVLLTLADNALYDAKRAGRSQTVVVGAFL comes from the coding sequence ATGAAAATAGAAAATTCCGCCGTGCCGCCTGGGGACGCTGATGCGGCGTTGTCGGTTCTGGCCAGGCTGATGCCCTGGCTCACTGCGCAACGCTCAATGGAAGAGATATTACGCGCGATCAATGCAGCACTTGGATCCACGCTTGCGTGGGTGGTTATCCGGCAGGACGACGCGTGGCAGCTCGTCAGTTCAGGGTCGCCGGGCTGCACGTTGCAGGATGTACAAATCTTTCTTGAGCAGTCTCAACTGCAACGACATCAGCGCGCCTGGCGAGTCATTTGCTGGCGGCGACATGCCGGTGATTTATTATTTCCGCATCATGAAATAGCGGCCAGAAAATTACGTAGCGGTATTTTGTGTAAGTTAAATTATAAAGAGTCAGGAGTCGAAGGTTATTTCTTTTTGGCATTTTCGCAGTCCTTGCACTCTTTATCCATCGTGAAAAATGTCGTTATTGTTTTGGTCGAAAAACTAAAAAATTATCTTGCTGAAATTGTCGCCCGGGAACGCACGGCGAAAGAGATGCAGCGTATTGTGACGCAATATAAAGCGTTATTTGAACGCGCTCCGGTTTTAATGAACTCGTTTGATAAAAGCAATCGCTGCATATTATGGAATGGTGAGTGCGAACGCGTATTTGGCTGGAGCATGAATGAGCTCAATCAGCAGGCCGATCCATTAGCGTTATTTTTCCCCGATCCCGAGGTACGGCAAAAAGTTCGCGCTTCGGTTAATACATCGCCGGCCGTCGACATGCATGAATGGCACCCGGTACGACGTGATGGCCAGGTGCTGACGGTACTCTGGTCAAATATTCAACTGCCGGATCACTCTGTGCTGAGTATTGGGCTCGATATTACCGAGCGTAAAAAGGCGGAGCGGCAGCTGGAAATGAAAGCCACCATTGACGATCTGACCGGCTGTTATAATCGTTTTTCTATGTTGCGGAAGTTAAAAGAGGCGCTGGTGGCCTGTCGCCCGGACGAGCCGCGCAGCCACTTCAGCATGCTGATGCTGGATCTTGATTATTTTAAAAATATCAATGATCGCTGGGGGCATTTAACAGGCGACGCCGCACTGATTCATTTTTGCGATCAGATCCGTGAACATTGCGATCCGTCATATATTTTTGGTCGTTTAGGCGGTGAGGAATTTCTGATTTTAATGCCGCATACCCACAGTAAAATGGCGCTGCGTTTTAGCCAAAAAATCCGCGCGTCACTGGCGCGAAATCCATTGTTTAGCAATGGTGAAAAGATAGCCTTATCCTTTAGCGCTGGTTTAGTATTCGTCACCGGTGAAGAGTCCGATACTTCAGTTTTACTTACGCTTGCGGATAACGCCCTGTACGATGCGAAACGCGCAGGCCGCAGTCAAACCGTGGTGGTTGGCGCTTTTTTATAA
- the soxS gene encoding superoxide response transcriptional regulator SoxS, producing MSHQQIIQTLIEWIDEHIDQPMNIDVVARKSGYSKWYLQRMFRTVMHQTLGDYIRQRRLLLAAEALRTTQRPIFDIAMDLGYVSQQTFSRVFRREFDRTPSDYRHQA from the coding sequence ATGTCCCATCAGCAAATTATTCAGACACTTATTGAATGGATTGATGAACATATCGACCAACCAATGAACATTGATGTAGTCGCCAGAAAGTCAGGTTATTCGAAATGGTATTTACAGAGGATGTTCCGCACCGTGATGCATCAAACGCTGGGTGACTACATTCGCCAGCGCCGTTTACTGCTGGCAGCGGAAGCGCTGCGAACCACGCAGCGGCCTATTTTTGATATCGCGATGGATTTGGGATATGTCTCGCAACAAACATTTTCCCGCGTCTTTCGCCGGGAGTTTGATCGCACACCCAGCGATTACCGACACCAGGCCTGA
- a CDS encoding EAL domain-containing protein, whose amino-acid sequence MNHSVRRKMLSVVVLITVVLLPLMLSLWFAHIRAVKETSAQLQSFAQLALNKTERVIQQVDTVRSAAEKYHGQICAPEHRAAMLNIVRSSMYVSDLIYARGDHFLCSSVITPTQSYAISPADYKRAPDIAIYYYRDTPFYAGYKMVYMQRGNYVAVINPLTYSDVASDNPDLAYGIYDTVTHQFFSVSQNAHLSKLATLLRTDDLTFQQDQRFYTIARSENRPIAIIVSTSSDHYFQALYHQATLTLPLGVIGSVILLLIWSRTRQEFNSPRRMLHRALTRRQLRLHYQPIIDIKNGTCVGAEALLRWPGFNGPVMSPAEFIPLAEKEGMIERITDYVVDELFSDLGDFLAMVPQLYISINLSASDFHSSRLISLIANKAKMHAVRAEQIKIEVTERGFIDVPKTTPVIQAFRQAGYEVAIDDFGTGYSNLHNLYSLNVDILKIDKSFIDTLTTNSTSHLIAEHIIEMAQSLRLKIIAEGVETAEQVTWLLKRGVQFCQGWHFAKALPSQEFKRWVQQPPSLK is encoded by the coding sequence ATGAATCATAGCGTGCGTCGCAAGATGCTCAGCGTCGTCGTGCTCATCACGGTAGTTCTTCTGCCGCTGATGTTGTCGCTATGGTTTGCGCATATTCGTGCGGTGAAAGAAACGAGTGCCCAGCTTCAATCGTTTGCCCAATTAGCGCTAAATAAAACGGAGCGCGTTATCCAACAAGTGGATACGGTTCGCAGCGCCGCGGAAAAATACCACGGACAAATTTGTGCGCCGGAACATCGCGCGGCCATGCTCAATATCGTCCGCAGCAGTATGTATGTTTCGGATTTAATTTATGCCCGTGGCGACCACTTTTTATGTTCGAGCGTAATAACGCCCACGCAATCGTATGCTATTTCACCAGCGGATTATAAACGCGCGCCCGATATCGCTATTTATTACTATCGTGATACGCCTTTTTACGCAGGCTACAAGATGGTGTACATGCAGCGCGGAAATTATGTCGCGGTGATTAATCCGCTCACTTACAGCGATGTGGCATCAGACAATCCTGATCTGGCTTACGGTATTTACGACACCGTTACGCACCAGTTTTTTTCCGTCAGCCAGAATGCCCACCTTAGTAAGTTAGCTACGCTGTTACGCACCGACGATTTAACATTCCAGCAGGATCAGCGCTTTTATACCATTGCGCGTTCGGAGAATCGTCCGATCGCGATTATTGTTTCGACATCGAGTGACCACTATTTTCAGGCGCTTTATCACCAGGCTACTTTAACACTGCCGCTGGGCGTGATTGGTAGCGTTATTCTGCTATTAATATGGTCGCGAACACGGCAGGAGTTTAACTCTCCACGCCGTATGCTCCACCGGGCGTTAACCCGACGCCAGCTTCGCCTTCATTACCAACCTATTATCGATATCAAAAATGGCACCTGCGTTGGTGCGGAAGCGTTGTTGCGCTGGCCGGGGTTTAATGGACCGGTCATGAGCCCGGCGGAGTTTATTCCGCTGGCAGAAAAAGAGGGCATGATTGAGCGTATTACCGATTATGTCGTCGACGAATTGTTCAGCGATCTGGGCGATTTTCTGGCAATGGTGCCGCAACTTTATATTTCAATTAACCTCTCCGCCTCCGATTTTCACTCCTCGCGCCTGATTTCATTGATTGCCAATAAAGCCAAGATGCATGCAGTACGCGCCGAGCAGATTAAGATTGAAGTGACCGAGCGCGGGTTTATTGATGTGCCGAAAACCACGCCGGTTATTCAGGCGTTTCGCCAGGCGGGTTACGAAGTGGCGATTGATGATTTCGGTACCGGTTATTCTAATTTGCACAACCTGTACTCGCTGAATGTCGATATCCTGAAAATCGACAAATCGTTTATTGATACGCTAACGACGAACAGCACCAGCCATTTGATTGCTGAACACATTATTGAGATGGCGCAGAGTCTGCGTCTGAAGATTATTGCGGAAGGGGTCGAGACGGCGGAGCAAGTCACGTGGTTGTTAAAACGCGGTGTGCAGTTCTGTCAGGGGTGGCACTTTGCAAAGGCGCTGCCGTCACAGGAATTTAAACGCTGGGTACAGCAGCCGCCTTCGTTAAAGTGA
- the ghxP gene encoding guanine/hypoxanthine transporter GhxP, whose translation MSTPSARTGGSLDALFKISARGSTVRQEIVAGLTTFLAMVYSVIVVPGMLGKAGFPPAAVFVATCLVAGVGSIVMGLWANLPLAIGCAISLTAFTAFSLVLGQHISVPVALGAVFLMGVLFTVISATGIRSWILRNLPQGVAHGTGIGIGLFLLLIAANGVGLVIKNPLDGLPVTLGHFASFPVIMSLIGLAVIIGLEKLKVPGGILLTIIGVSIVGLIFDPNVHFSGIFAMPSLSDDKGNSLIGSLDIVGALNPVVLPSVLALVMTAVFDATGTIRAVAGQANLLGKDGQIIDGGKALTTDSLSSVFSGLVGAAPAAVYIESAAGTAAGGKTGLTAITVGVLFLLILFLSPLSYLVPAYATAPALMYVGLLMLSNVAKIDFADFVDAMAGLITAVFIVLTCNIVTGIMIGFASLVIGRVVSGEWRKLNIGTVVIAIALVAFYAGGWAI comes from the coding sequence ATGTCTACGCCTTCTGCGCGTACCGGCGGTTCGCTTGACGCACTGTTTAAAATTTCTGCCCGTGGCAGCACGGTTCGTCAGGAAATCGTTGCCGGTTTAACCACCTTCCTGGCGATGGTCTATTCGGTCATCGTCGTACCTGGCATGCTGGGTAAAGCCGGTTTCCCACCGGCGGCTGTGTTTGTCGCCACCTGCCTGGTAGCCGGTGTCGGCTCCATCGTGATGGGCCTGTGGGCGAATCTGCCACTGGCTATCGGTTGCGCTATCTCTCTGACCGCCTTTACCGCGTTCAGCCTGGTGCTGGGCCAGCATATCAGCGTACCGGTCGCCCTTGGCGCGGTGTTCCTGATGGGTGTGCTGTTTACCGTTATCTCTGCCACCGGCATCCGTAGCTGGATCCTGCGCAACCTGCCGCAGGGCGTTGCGCATGGCACCGGTATCGGTATTGGCCTGTTTCTGCTGCTGATCGCCGCCAACGGCGTGGGTTTGGTTATCAAGAACCCGCTGGACGGCCTGCCGGTGACTCTCGGCCACTTTGCCAGCTTCCCGGTGATCATGTCGCTGATTGGTCTGGCGGTGATTATCGGTCTGGAAAAACTGAAAGTGCCAGGCGGCATTCTGCTGACCATTATCGGCGTGTCGATTGTGGGTCTGATTTTCGACCCGAACGTACATTTTTCTGGCATTTTCGCCATGCCGTCGCTCAGCGATGACAAAGGCAACTCGCTGATCGGCAGCCTGGATATCGTCGGCGCGCTGAACCCGGTGGTGCTGCCAAGCGTGCTGGCGCTGGTGATGACAGCGGTATTTGACGCCACCGGCACTATCCGTGCGGTAGCGGGCCAGGCAAACTTGCTGGGCAAAGACGGCCAGATTATCGATGGCGGCAAAGCGCTGACCACCGACTCCCTGAGCAGCGTCTTCTCAGGCCTGGTGGGGGCGGCACCGGCAGCAGTGTATATCGAATCTGCGGCGGGTACGGCGGCAGGCGGTAAAACCGGCCTGACGGCGATCACCGTGGGCGTGTTGTTCCTGCTGATCCTGTTCCTCTCTCCGCTCTCTTACCTGGTCCCGGCTTATGCCACGGCACCGGCGCTGATGTACGTTGGTCTGCTGATGCTGAGTAACGTGGCGAAAATCGATTTTGCCGACTTCGTCGACGCGATGGCGGGTCTGATTACAGCCGTGTTTATCGTGCTGACCTGCAACATCGTAACCGGCATCATGATCGGTTTTGCTTCGCTGGTAATTGGCCGCGTGGTATCCGGTGAGTGGCGCAAATTGAATATCGGCACCGTGGTGATTGCCATCGCGCTGGTGGCTTTCTATGCGGGCGGCTGGGCGATCTGA
- a CDS encoding ABC transporter permease subunit → MTTFRQKLRGSFLLQTLLLTFLVLALFGPLLNLLIWTVAESWFFPHTLPSQWGLKYWSQVFSPYSDVSGSLSISVLIAVLSVLVCLLISVPAGYALSHRTMPCRAFFMLLFLIPQAFPNLTVYMNVARLFYQWGLNGTVAGVVLVHSVHGLMYSIWISVAAFSSLDPLLARASRNLGAGPVYTFFHIILPQAAPGLIAASIFVFLESLDEFTATFFVGAPDITTLPILLYTASMSGNYQVSSITALILLVPSVLFMLVIHKFMRPEMLSKLGK, encoded by the coding sequence ATGACCACGTTTCGACAAAAACTCCGCGGCAGTTTTCTGCTGCAAACTCTGTTGCTCACTTTTCTGGTACTGGCGCTGTTTGGCCCGCTGCTGAATCTGCTTATCTGGACGGTGGCGGAAAGCTGGTTTTTCCCGCACACCTTGCCGAGCCAGTGGGGATTGAAATACTGGAGCCAGGTGTTTAGCCCTTACAGCGATGTCTCGGGATCGCTCTCCATTAGCGTGCTGATCGCCGTGCTGTCGGTGCTGGTTTGCCTGCTGATTTCTGTTCCGGCGGGTTACGCATTGTCGCACCGAACCATGCCGTGTCGCGCCTTCTTTATGCTGCTGTTTCTCATCCCGCAGGCGTTTCCTAACCTGACGGTGTATATGAACGTGGCGCGGCTGTTTTATCAGTGGGGACTGAACGGTACGGTGGCGGGCGTGGTGCTGGTGCACAGCGTGCACGGCTTGATGTATTCGATCTGGATAAGCGTGGCGGCGTTCTCTTCACTCGATCCGCTGCTGGCGCGCGCCTCGCGCAACCTGGGTGCCGGGCCGGTATACACCTTCTTCCATATTATTTTGCCGCAGGCCGCGCCCGGGCTGATTGCCGCCAGCATTTTTGTCTTCCTGGAATCGCTGGATGAGTTTACCGCCACCTTTTTTGTTGGCGCACCGGATATCACCACGCTGCCCATTTTGCTCTATACCGCCAGTATGTCGGGCAACTACCAGGTGTCATCCATTACCGCGCTGATCCTGCTGGTGCCATCGGTGCTGTTTATGCTGGTTATCCATAAATTTATGCGCCCGGAGATGCTGTCGAAACTGGGGAAATAA
- a CDS encoding Na+/H+ antiporter, which produces MEIFFTILIMTLVVSLSGVVTRVLPFQIPLPLMQIAIGALLAFPTFGLHVEFDPELFLVLFIPPLLFADGWKTPTREFLEHGREIFGLALALVVVTVVGIGFLIYWMVPGIPLVPAFALAAVLSPTDAVALSGIVGEGRIPKKIMGILQGEALMNDASGLVSLKFAVAVVMGTMVFTVGGATFEFFKVAIGGLLAGFVVSWLYGRSLRFLSRWGGDEPATQIVLLFLLPFASYLIAEHIGFSGILAAVAAGMTITRSGVMRTAPLAMRLRANSTWAMLEFVFNGMVFLLLGLQLPGILESSLVAAEADPNVETWMLFTDIVLIYAALMLVRFGWLWTMKRFSQRFLVKKPMEFASWSDRELLIATFAGVRGAITLAGVLSIPLLLPSGDVFPARYELVFLAAGVILFSLFVGVIALPALLQHVEVRDHAQQYKEERMARAATADVAIVAIQKMEERLAADTEENIDNQLLTEVSSRVIGNLRRRADGRNNVESSLQEENLERRFRLAALRSERAELYHLRATRQISNETLQKLLHDLDLLEALLLEHK; this is translated from the coding sequence ATGGAAATATTTTTTACCATTCTCATCATGACCCTTGTCGTCTCGCTTTCTGGCGTCGTGACTCGTGTTCTTCCATTTCAAATCCCGCTTCCGCTGATGCAGATCGCCATCGGCGCACTGCTGGCCTTTCCTACCTTTGGCCTGCATGTGGAGTTCGACCCGGAACTGTTCCTGGTTTTGTTTATTCCGCCGCTGCTCTTCGCCGACGGCTGGAAAACGCCCACGCGCGAGTTTCTCGAGCATGGCCGCGAAATCTTTGGCCTGGCGCTGGCGCTGGTGGTGGTCACCGTGGTCGGGATCGGTTTCTTAATCTACTGGATGGTGCCGGGCATTCCGCTGGTGCCCGCCTTTGCGCTGGCGGCGGTGCTGTCGCCAACCGATGCCGTAGCGCTTTCCGGCATTGTCGGGGAAGGGCGCATTCCGAAGAAAATCATGGGTATTTTGCAGGGCGAGGCGCTGATGAACGACGCTTCGGGCCTGGTGTCGCTGAAATTCGCCGTGGCGGTAGTGATGGGCACCATGGTGTTCACCGTGGGCGGCGCGACGTTCGAATTTTTCAAAGTGGCGATTGGCGGTCTGCTGGCCGGGTTTGTGGTCAGCTGGTTGTATGGCCGCTCGCTGCGTTTTCTCAGCCGCTGGGGCGGCGATGAACCGGCAACGCAAATCGTGCTGCTGTTTCTGCTGCCGTTCGCCTCCTATTTGATTGCGGAACACATCGGCTTTTCCGGCATTCTTGCGGCAGTCGCGGCGGGGATGACCATCACCCGTTCCGGCGTGATGCGCACCGCGCCGCTGGCTATGCGTCTGCGCGCCAACAGCACCTGGGCGATGCTGGAGTTCGTCTTTAACGGCATGGTGTTCTTGCTGTTAGGCTTGCAGTTGCCAGGCATTCTGGAGTCTTCGCTGGTGGCGGCAGAAGCCGATCCAAATGTCGAAACCTGGATGTTGTTTACCGATATTGTGCTGATTTACGCCGCGCTGATGCTGGTACGTTTTGGCTGGCTGTGGACGATGAAGAGATTCAGCCAGCGTTTCCTGGTGAAAAAACCGATGGAGTTCGCCTCGTGGAGCGACCGCGAGCTGCTGATCGCCACTTTTGCCGGGGTGCGCGGGGCGATAACGCTTGCCGGTGTGCTCTCCATTCCGCTGTTGTTGCCGAGTGGCGATGTATTTCCGGCGCGCTATGAACTGGTGTTCCTCGCCGCCGGGGTGATCCTGTTCTCGCTGTTTGTTGGCGTAATCGCGCTGCCTGCATTGTTGCAGCATGTTGAAGTACGCGACCACGCGCAGCAGTACAAAGAGGAGCGGATGGCGCGCGCAGCAACGGCAGACGTGGCGATTGTCGCGATTCAGAAGATGGAAGAGCGGCTGGCGGCAGACACCGAAGAGAACATTGATAACCAGTTACTCACGGAGGTGAGTTCGCGGGTGATCGGAAATCTGCGCCGCCGTGCAGACGGACGCAATAACGTTGAGAGTTCCCTGCAGGAAGAGAATCTGGAGCGCCGTTTCCGCCTGGCGGCACTGCGCTCAGAGCGCGCCGAGCTTTACCATCTGCGCGCAACCCGGCAGATCAGTAACGAGACGCTGCAAAAACTGCTGCACGATCTCGACCTGCTGGAAGCACTGCTGTTAGAGCATAAGTAA
- the soxR gene encoding redox-sensitive transcriptional activator SoxR — protein sequence MEKKTPRIKALLSPGEVAKRSGVAVSALHFYESKGLIKSTRNTGNQRRYTRDVLRYVAIIKIAQRIGIPLATIGDAFGVLPEGHTLSKKEWKQLSSQWREELDRRIHTLVALRDELDGCIGCGCLSRSDCPLRNPGDQLGQQGTGARLLEDD from the coding sequence ATGGAAAAGAAAACGCCGCGTATTAAAGCCTTACTCAGCCCCGGTGAAGTGGCGAAGCGCAGCGGGGTTGCCGTCTCTGCGCTGCACTTTTATGAGAGCAAAGGCTTAATCAAAAGTACCCGTAATACCGGCAATCAACGGCGCTATACGCGTGATGTGCTGCGCTATGTGGCGATCATCAAGATTGCCCAGCGCATTGGTATTCCGCTGGCGACCATTGGTGACGCGTTTGGTGTGTTGCCGGAAGGGCATACATTAAGCAAGAAAGAGTGGAAACAGCTGTCGTCACAGTGGCGTGAAGAGCTGGACAGGCGCATCCATACGCTGGTGGCCTTACGTGATGAGCTGGATGGTTGCATCGGCTGTGGCTGTTTGTCGCGCAGCGATTGCCCGCTGCGTAACCCCGGCGACCAACTTGGGCAGCAGGGCACCGGCGCGCGCTTGCTGGAAGACGACTGA
- a CDS encoding sugar ABC transporter permease — protein sequence MRHAFKYCLLVGPATLLIAVFFLWPLGFSLISAFTSDTQPFTLAHFDKVFALYSNDILFTVLIVLVSLVILALLSITISAIIVLSPFRGIVKALAFLYRLPLFIPFIVTAQMMRTFLAKNGLMNNVLVASGLLTPMDTTSLLGWSGIIITFVWKQMAFSTLLICGAMSAVEPSHILAAKNLGASRLRILFDIILPQVLPTIGVAMVLSTVTMMSVLSVPLMIGTGTPTMMTVDMAFRVNSYGDYPVANAMGVISYLICAALSWFYLRHSLHAKGAL from the coding sequence ATGCGACACGCCTTTAAATACTGCTTACTGGTAGGCCCGGCCACGCTGCTGATCGCCGTCTTTTTCCTCTGGCCGCTGGGTTTTTCGCTGATTTCCGCGTTTACCAGCGATACGCAGCCTTTCACGCTGGCGCACTTTGATAAAGTTTTTGCGCTTTACTCGAACGATATTCTCTTTACCGTACTTATCGTGCTGGTTTCCCTGGTGATTCTGGCGCTACTGTCGATAACAATTTCCGCCATTATCGTGCTGTCGCCGTTTCGCGGCATCGTGAAAGCGCTGGCATTTTTGTACCGCCTGCCGCTGTTTATTCCCTTTATTGTTACCGCGCAGATGATGCGCACCTTCCTCGCCAAAAACGGGCTGATGAACAATGTGCTGGTGGCGAGCGGGCTGTTAACGCCAATGGACACCACCTCGCTGCTGGGCTGGAGCGGGATCATTATTACCTTTGTCTGGAAGCAGATGGCGTTCTCGACGTTACTGATTTGCGGCGCGATGTCGGCGGTGGAGCCGTCGCATATTCTGGCGGCGAAAAACCTCGGCGCGTCGCGTTTACGCATCCTCTTTGACATCATTTTGCCGCAGGTGCTGCCGACGATTGGCGTGGCGATGGTGCTCTCCACGGTGACGATGATGTCGGTGCTTTCCGTGCCGCTGATGATTGGCACCGGCACGCCAACCATGATGACCGTCGATATGGCGTTTCGCGTTAACTCGTACGGCGATTACCCGGTGGCGAATGCAATGGGCGTGATCTCCTATCTGATTTGCGCGGCGCTCTCCTGGTTCTATTTACGCCACAGCCTGCATGCGAAAGGAGCGCTGTAA
- a CDS encoding LysR family transcriptional regulator, protein MDIRTLRYFVEVVRQQSFTRAAERLFVTQPTISKMLKNLEDELNCTLLIRDGRKLLLTDTGRVVYERGIAILAEFRQLETELGDINHLNKGILRLGIPPMVGMLMAGPINLFSQRYPGVELKIAEFGGLTVQQAVSNGELDVAMTALPAEEESGLATLPLFSHAMCVLVPRSGSWLAREVVTPEELAGHPLLIYNEDFALSRQLMLLFQQHGVKPRIAVRSGQWDFLAAMVQAGVGIAILPEPVCQRLDKTTLRWIPLQSDLRWELGMIWREGVYLSRSAQAWLQCCKGFWLDEKSE, encoded by the coding sequence ATGGACATCAGAACGCTGCGCTATTTTGTGGAGGTGGTACGCCAGCAAAGTTTCACCCGCGCGGCGGAGCGCCTGTTTGTGACGCAACCGACCATCAGTAAGATGTTGAAAAATCTCGAAGACGAGCTGAACTGCACGCTGCTTATTCGTGACGGGCGCAAACTTTTACTCACCGATACCGGCCGCGTGGTGTATGAGCGCGGCATCGCCATCCTCGCGGAGTTTCGCCAGTTAGAAACCGAACTTGGCGACATCAATCACCTGAACAAAGGGATTTTGCGCCTCGGCATTCCGCCGATGGTCGGCATGCTGATGGCCGGGCCAATCAACCTCTTCAGCCAGCGCTACCCCGGCGTGGAACTGAAAATTGCCGAGTTTGGCGGTCTGACCGTACAGCAAGCCGTGAGCAACGGTGAACTGGATGTGGCGATGACGGCACTGCCGGCCGAAGAAGAGAGTGGCCTGGCTACCCTGCCGCTGTTCAGCCATGCAATGTGCGTGCTGGTGCCGCGCTCCGGCAGTTGGCTTGCGCGTGAAGTCGTGACGCCGGAAGAACTCGCCGGGCATCCGCTGCTGATCTACAACGAAGATTTCGCCTTAAGCCGCCAGCTCATGCTGCTGTTTCAACAACACGGCGTGAAGCCGCGTATCGCCGTGCGCAGCGGTCAGTGGGATTTTCTCGCTGCGATGGTACAAGCGGGCGTGGGTATTGCCATTCTGCCGGAGCCGGTTTGCCAGCGGCTGGATAAAACCACGCTGCGCTGGATCCCGCTGCAGAGCGACCTGCGCTGGGAGTTAGGAATGATTTGGCGCGAAGGGGTTTATCTTTCCCGCAGTGCGCAGGCGTGGCTGCAATGTTGTAAAGGGTTCTGGCTTGATGAGAAAAGCGAGTAG
- a CDS encoding glutathione S-transferase N-terminal domain-containing protein has translation MLTVHHLNQSRSQRVLWALEELGVPYQIVRYQREKTMLAPASLKKVHPLGKSPVVEDEGLILAESGAILEYLQETYDPEQRFKPQETKQKLDYRFWLHYAEGSLMPVLLMKLVMNSLGKPPVPFGIRSVGKLLAKGVDKAFLKQQIENHARFIEGELAQKSWFAGDQLSMADIQMSFPVFALLARGGVEDLPNLRAWQKRVEMRPAWQRAIVQGGPFDLPGS, from the coding sequence ATGCTTACGGTGCATCACCTTAATCAGTCTCGCTCCCAGCGCGTGCTCTGGGCTTTGGAAGAATTGGGCGTGCCGTATCAAATTGTCCGCTACCAGCGAGAAAAAACAATGCTGGCACCGGCATCCCTGAAAAAAGTGCACCCGCTCGGCAAGTCACCGGTGGTGGAGGATGAAGGGCTGATCCTCGCCGAATCCGGGGCGATCCTCGAATATTTGCAGGAAACTTACGACCCTGAGCAACGCTTTAAACCGCAGGAGACAAAACAGAAGCTGGATTACCGTTTCTGGCTGCACTACGCCGAAGGTTCGCTAATGCCAGTGCTATTAATGAAACTGGTGATGAACAGCCTGGGTAAACCCCCGGTGCCGTTCGGGATACGCAGTGTGGGCAAACTCCTCGCTAAGGGTGTCGATAAAGCGTTCCTGAAACAGCAAATTGAAAACCATGCGCGCTTTATTGAAGGCGAACTGGCGCAGAAAAGCTGGTTTGCAGGAGATCAGCTGAGCATGGCCGATATTCAGATGAGTTTCCCGGTGTTTGCGCTGCTGGCTCGCGGCGGCGTGGAGGATTTGCCCAACTTACGTGCGTGGCAAAAACGGGTCGAGATGCGTCCGGCATGGCAGCGCGCCATTGTGCAGGGTGGGCCATTTGATCTGCCTGGCAGCTAA